The following coding sequences lie in one Colius striatus isolate bColStr4 chromosome 14, bColStr4.1.hap1, whole genome shotgun sequence genomic window:
- the CKLF gene encoding chemokine-like factor: protein MAVVEVDRGFFRSPRAALKIARTLLAFVTFVCFAASHSHGAYTALAAMETAITALFLLLYLLKLDKKMRCLFWPLADIFNSVIAALFLFIVCLFAIILKANDGTLAGGVLGLLLLVLCVADAVVLSKKISLDGPRRRTTPEN, encoded by the exons ATGGCGGTGGTGGAGGTGGACAGAGGCTTCTTCCGCTCCCCGCGGGCCGCCCTGAAGATCGCCCGCACG CTGCTGGCGTTCGTAACGTTCGTCTGCTTCGCGGCCTCACACTCTCACGGGGCGTACACGGCTTTGGCTGCCATGGAGACGGCAATCACGGCGCTGTTCCTGCTGCTGTACCTGCTGAAGCTCGACAAAAAGATGAGGTGTCTGTTCTGGCCCTTGGCT GATATCTTCAACTCGGTGATTGCAGCATTGTTCCTCTTCATCGTGTGCCTCTTTGCAATAATACTCAAGGCCAACGATGGGACACTGGCTGGAGGA GTGTTGGGTCTTTTGCTGCTTGTTCTCTGTGTTGCTGATGCGGTTGTCCTTTCCAAAAAGATTAGCCTTGATGGACCAAGAAGAAGGACTACTCCTGAGAACTAA